The following proteins are co-located in the Sporosarcina pasteurii genome:
- a CDS encoding CueP family metal-binding protein, with the protein MKKRLLVTFILLLSITLVACSNDSSGKSEVKDIKEKVHEYSVGSFEDDVTASITSHELIVNEKGKEISFTLPSDEFFVSIAPFVETTHPCAIHSLTGCQGELVEKDFDVLIKDEDGKVVVDETITSLENGFIDLWLPRDKHYQVKITHEDKTVESTISTFEGDNTCITTMQLT; encoded by the coding sequence ATGAAAAAGAGATTACTAGTGACATTCATTTTATTACTAAGCATCACGTTAGTCGCTTGCAGCAATGATTCATCAGGTAAGAGTGAAGTAAAAGATATAAAAGAAAAGGTACATGAATATAGTGTCGGAAGCTTCGAAGATGATGTGACAGCTTCTATAACATCTCATGAACTAATTGTTAATGAGAAAGGGAAAGAAATTTCATTTACTTTACCAAGCGATGAATTCTTCGTTTCTATTGCACCCTTTGTAGAAACTACACACCCTTGTGCGATTCATAGTTTAACGGGTTGTCAAGGTGAACTCGTTGAAAAAGACTTTGATGTATTGATCAAAGACGAAGACGGCAAAGTAGTCGTTGATGAAACGATCACATCTCTAGAAAATGGATTTATCGATTTATGGCTACCACGTGACAAACATTACCAAGTAAAAATAACACATGAAGATAAAACGGTAGAATCTACTATTTCTACATTTGAAGGCGACAACACTTGCATTACAACAATGCAACTTACGTAA
- a CDS encoding class I SAM-dependent methyltransferase, whose protein sequence is MAERKYEDMLNIRTTGLREWRNESHYHRYEATPYRALEELFKVYKLERDDEVVDFGCGRGRVSFYIHNRFKVPVTGVEVNDLTFDEALDNKRSYRYKASHIEAPIRFNYALAEQFDVDETDTVFYFFNPFSVDIFKKVVQNILKSVQVNHRPIDLILYYPTGSYKNFIAKNTPFRLMNKVRVPGAQDKKEKFLVYRLAN, encoded by the coding sequence TTGGCGGAAAGAAAGTACGAAGACATGCTTAATATTCGAACGACGGGTTTGAGGGAATGGCGCAACGAGAGTCATTACCATCGTTACGAGGCGACTCCTTATAGGGCATTGGAAGAACTTTTTAAAGTCTATAAATTAGAGAGAGATGACGAAGTTGTTGATTTTGGATGTGGACGAGGACGTGTGTCGTTTTATATCCATAACCGATTCAAAGTACCGGTCACTGGCGTAGAAGTAAATGATTTAACTTTCGATGAAGCGCTTGATAACAAAAGAAGTTACCGGTATAAAGCAAGCCATATCGAAGCACCTATTCGGTTCAATTATGCGCTAGCAGAACAATTTGATGTAGATGAGACAGACACAGTTTTTTACTTTTTTAATCCCTTTTCGGTTGATATATTTAAAAAAGTAGTCCAAAATATTTTAAAATCAGTTCAGGTAAATCATCGTCCGATCGATTTAATTTTATATTATCCAACTGGAAGTTATAAAAATTTTATTGCTAAAAATACACCTTTTAGGCTAATGAATAAGGTTAGAGTGCCAGGTGCTCAAGATAAAAAAGAAAAGTTTTTAGTTTATCGTTTAGCTAACTGA
- a CDS encoding ParM/StbA family protein, which translates to MTESRIAAIDVGNDSLKAIFGKLEAELNIPNVIAQDIEDRPIIGIEELDKQDPTDGIHIRLHSPTLSDNNSIYRVGNLATKGNNPTELDPGSNKSEEDQTLVMLFAALALDAASDENKKNFKRSNNVIEATYTLGTGLPLREVKEGRDVGYRTQLLGSVHQVEFLVTPKYQGLKVNIKFEEVKVYPEGFAAFINLVMDDDLKVINKELIDKRILIQDIGGLSTDVAVIKDRKVDDDKAQGFNLGVSESLDAIREEIFSQYGVELDSRLDVVEIITKKNDRNHIMVRGSRTSVHDIVDRELLELAKKQYRHLRNVWQRNSQSEICYFIGGGSLILKDYLKTLNNNLDGFNIDFFEDEKESVWMMANAYYKLISDFASKNQKVKQRDEKLVKTK; encoded by the coding sequence ATGACAGAAAGTCGCATTGCAGCAATTGATGTAGGAAATGATTCACTAAAGGCAATATTTGGGAAGTTGGAAGCAGAACTCAATATACCGAATGTAATTGCTCAGGATATTGAGGATCGTCCAATTATTGGAATTGAGGAATTAGATAAGCAAGACCCAACGGATGGCATTCACATTCGTTTACATTCACCTACACTAAGTGATAACAACTCTATTTACCGTGTCGGAAATTTAGCTACGAAAGGTAACAATCCAACGGAGCTAGACCCAGGAAGCAATAAATCGGAGGAAGATCAAACACTTGTTATGTTGTTTGCGGCGTTAGCATTAGATGCAGCGAGTGATGAAAATAAAAAGAATTTCAAGCGTTCTAATAACGTAATCGAAGCTACCTATACACTTGGAACAGGACTTCCTTTAAGAGAAGTTAAAGAAGGAAGAGACGTTGGTTATCGTACTCAATTACTTGGCTCTGTTCACCAAGTAGAGTTTTTGGTTACGCCTAAATATCAAGGATTAAAAGTAAACATTAAGTTTGAAGAAGTGAAAGTTTATCCAGAAGGTTTCGCTGCATTTATTAACCTTGTGATGGATGATGATTTAAAAGTCATCAATAAAGAATTAATTGATAAGAGGATTTTGATTCAAGACATCGGTGGATTATCGACTGACGTCGCAGTGATTAAGGATAGAAAAGTCGACGATGATAAGGCACAAGGATTCAATTTAGGTGTATCAGAGTCGCTAGATGCGATCCGTGAAGAAATCTTTTCCCAGTATGGGGTCGAGTTGGACAGCCGACTAGACGTGGTAGAGATAATTACGAAGAAAAACGACCGAAATCATATTATGGTAAGAGGAAGTCGGACAAGCGTTCATGATATCGTTGATCGTGAACTTTTAGAATTAGCGAAAAAGCAATACCGTCATTTACGAAATGTATGGCAAAGAAACTCGCAGTCGGAAATTTGTTATTTCATTGGTGGAGGATCCCTAATTCTAAAAGACTATCTTAAAACTTTAAATAATAACCTAGATGGGTTTAATATTGATTTCTTTGAAGATGAGAAGGAAAGTGTCTGGATGATGGCAAATGCGTATTACAAGTTAATTTCAGACTTCGCATCCAAAAATCAAAAAGTTAAACAGAGAGATGAAAAGTTGGTCAAAACGAAATAG
- a CDS encoding MFS transporter, which produces MMYDWANSAYSVIITTAVFPIFYKSVASGAGVSNADSTAYLGYAVAIATFILAMIGPILGSIADYEGLKKKFFFFFFIVGSLSTLSLAFVPDGNWILLLMVYTITAVGFHGANIFYDAFLVDVTSAHRMDNISARGFGLGYIGSAIPFIISIAIILLADSGTLPISMTFATKLAFVITAIWWITFTLPMLKNVIQIHSVPRESSIIVGSFKRLGSTFKDIRKYRHVFLFLIAYFFYIDGVGTIISMSTAYGTDLGISATTLLIVLLMTQIVAAPFAVIYGRLSDKFTGKKMLYVGIVVYIIVCIYAFFMKNELDFWILAMLVATSQGGIQSLSRSYFAKLVPKEKSNEFFGFYNIFGKFASVMGPLLLGVTTQLTGSSSYGVFSLVLLFIVGGVILKFVPEQDVKVV; this is translated from the coding sequence ATGATGTATGACTGGGCCAATTCAGCTTACTCTGTCATCATTACAACAGCTGTTTTTCCGATTTTTTATAAGTCAGTTGCTTCAGGTGCTGGGGTCAGTAATGCGGATTCTACTGCTTATTTAGGGTATGCGGTTGCGATTGCAACGTTTATTCTGGCGATGATCGGTCCTATATTAGGATCAATTGCAGATTATGAAGGTCTGAAGAAAAAATTCTTCTTTTTCTTTTTTATTGTCGGATCATTATCAACGTTATCGTTAGCGTTTGTACCAGATGGAAACTGGATATTATTATTAATGGTTTATACAATTACTGCAGTCGGTTTTCATGGGGCCAATATTTTCTACGATGCATTTCTAGTAGATGTCACGTCTGCACACCGAATGGATAATATTTCTGCAAGAGGTTTTGGTTTAGGGTATATCGGTAGTGCCATTCCTTTTATTATCAGTATCGCGATTATTTTACTAGCAGATAGTGGCACTCTTCCGATATCCATGACGTTTGCAACGAAGCTAGCATTTGTCATTACTGCGATTTGGTGGATTACATTTACCCTTCCAATGTTGAAAAATGTCATTCAAATTCATAGTGTTCCACGTGAATCATCGATTATTGTCGGAAGTTTTAAAAGACTTGGTTCGACATTTAAAGATATTCGAAAGTATCGCCATGTGTTTTTATTTTTAATTGCTTATTTCTTTTATATTGACGGGGTTGGGACGATTATTTCGATGTCCACTGCTTATGGGACAGATTTGGGGATTAGTGCGACGACGCTCCTAATTGTTTTACTCATGACACAAATTGTCGCTGCACCATTTGCTGTTATTTACGGACGATTATCGGATAAATTTACAGGGAAGAAAATGTTATATGTTGGGATAGTTGTGTATATCATTGTTTGTATTTATGCATTCTTTATGAAAAATGAACTCGACTTCTGGATTCTTGCCATGCTCGTTGCAACATCGCAGGGCGGCATTCAATCTTTAAGTCGTTCATATTTCGCAAAACTTGTTCCAAAAGAAAAATCCAATGAGTTTTTCGGGTTTTATAATATTTTCGGTAAGTTTGCCTCAGTAATGGGTCCGTTATTGCTCGGTGTGACGACACAACTTACTGGAAGTTCATCCTATGGCGTCTTTAGTTTAGTACTTTTATTTATTGTTGGTGGCGTTATTTTGAAATTTGTACCTGAACAAGATGTGAAAGTGGTTTAA